A region from the Brassica napus cultivar Da-Ae chromosome C8, Da-Ae, whole genome shotgun sequence genome encodes:
- the LOC111209104 gene encoding ACT domain-containing protein ACR8, protein MAMKGYLDEYEKLVIRMNTPRVVIDNGVCSSATIVKVDSPRGHGILLEAVQILTDLNLSIKKAYISSDGRWNMDVFHVTDINGNKLNDQSVLSYIEQSIETVYYGEDIEVNGLTALELTGTDRIGLLSEMFAVLSDLNCDVVDAKLWTHNGRVASIIYLKDCTSGSPILDPHRISNIEGRLKNVLNGDNNVNSAAKACVSMDVMTHVERRLHQLMFEDRDYEKRSKRHERDPMVVVTVQNWAERSYSVVNVHCRDRTKLLFDVVCTLTDMEYAVFHATINTSSDQAHLEFYIRHKDGSPISSEAERQRVIQCLEAAVERRASAGVRLELRHPDKQGLLAEVTRTFRENGLNVTRTEISTSCGMATNIFYVTDANGNGADSKLIESVREKIGLEWLRVKEIPSVIHKKGDGEEEQQTKAVLVSLGSLVWKNLFSFGLIKSCS, encoded by the exons ATGGCGATGAAGGGTTATTTGGATGAGTATGAAAAGCTTGTAATTAGGATGAACACTCCAAG GGTCGTTATCGACAATGGTGTTTGTTCTTCAGCGACAATCGTCAAG GTTGACAGTCCAAGAGGACATGGTATATTGCTAGAAGCCGTTCAAATCCTCACCGATTTAAATCTCTCCATTAAAAAAGCTTACATCTCTTCTGATGGAAGATGGAACATGGATG TTTTCCATGTGACTGACATAAACGGAAACAAACTAAATGATCAGAGCGTCTTAAGTTACATCGAACAG TCCATCGAGACGGTTTACTACGGAGAAGACATTGAAGTAAACGGTTTAACAGCCTTAGAATTAACCGGAACAGACCGGATCGGTTTACTATCCGAGATGTTCGCGGTTCTCTCCGACCTCAACTGCGATGTAGTTGACGCTAAGCTATGGACGCATAACGGTAGAGTTGCGTCTATCATCTATCTCAAAGACTGCACCTCAGGGTCTCCTATTCTTGATCCTCATCGAATATCAAATATCGAAGGACGGTTAAAGAACGTTTTGAACGGCGACAACAACGTTAACTCAGCTGCAAAGGCTTGCGTTTCGATGGATGTGATGACGCATGTCGAACGTAGGCTTCATCAGCTTATGTTTGAAGATAGAGACTACGagaagaggtccaagagacatGAGAGAGATCCTATGGTGGTTGTGACGGTTCAGAATTGGGCTGAGAGGAGTTACTCTGTAGTTAATGTTCATTGTCGGGACCGGACTAAGCTTTTGTTTGACGTGGTTTGTACGTTAACGGACATGGAATACGCTGTGTTCCATGCTACTATTAACACGTCTTCAGACCAAGCTCACTTG GAATTCTATATCCGGCATAAGGATGGATCACCGATAAGTTCAGAAGCAGAGAGACAGCGTGTGATACAATGCTTAGAAGCTGCAGTGGAAAGAAGAGCATCTGCG gGTGTGAGATTAGAGCTGAGACATCCAGACAAACAAGGTTTACTAGCGGAAGTTACACGGACGTTCAGAGAAAACGGTCTGAATGTTACAAGAACAGAGATATCAACTAGCTGTGGCATGGCTACAAACATATTCTATGTAACTGATGCGAATGGAAATGGAGCTGACTCGAAATTGATTGAATCGGTCAGGGAGAAAATCGGTTTAGAGTGGTTAAGAGTGAAGGAAATTCCATCAGTGATTCATAAGAAgggagatggagaagaagagcaacagacTAAAGCAGTGTTGGTTTCACTTGGGAGTTTGGTCTGGAAAAATCTATTCAGCTTTGGTTTGATCAAATCATGTTCTTAA